The Accipiter gentilis chromosome 7, bAccGen1.1, whole genome shotgun sequence genome includes a region encoding these proteins:
- the C7H16orf87 gene encoding UPF0547 protein C16orf87 homolog, with translation MSSSRAKKVKMATKSCPECDQQVPVACKSCPCGYIFISRKLLHAKRAERSPPITENKSEAKRRRTERVKREKINSAVNKDLENRKRSRSNSHSDHSRRGRGRPKSASAKKHEEEREKQEKEVDMYANLSDEKAFVFSVALAEINRKIINQRLIL, from the exons ATGTCCTCGAGCAGGGCCAAGAAAGTGAAGATGGCCACCAAGTCCTGCCCGGAGTGCGACCAGCAG GTTCCTGTTGCATGTAAATCATGTCCCTGTGGCTACATATTTATTAGTCGAAAACTGTTGCATGCTAAACGTGCTGAGAGATCACCACCCATCACAG AAAACAAGAGTGAGGCCAAAAGGAGACGGACAGAGAGAGTTAAGCGAGAGAAGATAAATTCTGCAGTAAATAAAGACTTAGAAAACCGAAAAAGATCCAGGTCTAACAGCCATTCAGATCATagcagacgaggaagaggaagacCTAAGAGTGCCTCAGCCAAAAAGCATGAGGAAGAAAGAG agaaacaagaaaaggaagtTGACATGTATGCTAACCTTTCAGATGAAAAGGCCTTCGTATTTTCAGTGGCCTTGgcggaaataaacagaaaaattatcAATCAAAGACTTATTCTGTAA